Proteins from one Amycolatopsis benzoatilytica AK 16/65 genomic window:
- a CDS encoding ATP-binding cassette domain-containing protein translates to MIDARGLGVKAGDLWLLDGLDFSVDPGECAVLVGPNGVGKSTLLRCLYGMQEPQRGRVLVDGAKPDERSLSFRRKVSVLFDDSDFFAELTPMQHLELLAGSYGEDLGDFAELLADAGLAERARVTAGHFSAGQRRRLLLLGVTARPHRVLLLDEPERALDTEGKEWLVKLIGRSTAAGAAVVVATHHRPLLDAADSVLELW, encoded by the coding sequence ATAATCGACGCCCGCGGGCTCGGAGTGAAGGCCGGCGACCTGTGGCTGCTGGACGGTCTCGACTTCTCCGTCGACCCGGGCGAATGCGCGGTGCTCGTCGGGCCGAACGGGGTCGGCAAGTCCACCCTGCTGCGCTGCCTGTACGGCATGCAGGAACCGCAGCGGGGCCGGGTGCTGGTCGACGGCGCCAAGCCGGACGAGCGCAGCCTTTCCTTTCGCCGCAAGGTGTCGGTGCTCTTCGACGATTCGGACTTCTTCGCTGAGCTGACCCCGATGCAGCACCTGGAACTGCTTGCCGGGTCCTACGGTGAAGACCTGGGCGATTTCGCCGAACTGCTCGCCGACGCCGGACTGGCCGAGCGCGCTCGGGTCACCGCCGGGCATTTCTCCGCTGGGCAGCGACGCCGATTGCTGCTGCTGGGCGTCACCGCTCGGCCGCATCGCGTGCTGCTGCTGGACGAGCCGGAACGAGCGCTCGACACCGAGGGCAAGGAATGGTTGGTCAAACTGATCGGCCGGTCCACCGCGGCGGGCGCGGCGGTCGTGGTCGCGACGCATCACCGGCCGTTGCTGGACGCGGCGGACAGCGTGCTCGAACTGTGGTGA
- a CDS encoding DUF6297 family protein, which produces MVTRLRVPGRKRFGGIFSGDSATFVLLFGGGFLFSAFFRTDSWHKVLFGPSAVDYSAVLGLVALCCAVGWRSLLRRGFVWAEPAELTWMDFAKVDRKRVVSARLAGALTGFVVVIGYLAALMLAVGGSTGQWWLASASLLAGAAILAFTTARRTAFPFEAVGPILTAAAGVAVAAARLDAVAVQYVGAALALGGLLLAFGGEAVSRAGRAVLFEGWNARVLRSMAVAFLDPMMMLPESAAAGSWSLRRPTAFRLAWVGVIGRVRYASALLLVAFAVAVGHVAVPTLPGPVLLGIGAYLALTPFGAGLGVLWRNPGRRRWLGSSSQELVLAHGLLLAGVAVGWSVLLWVALLALGTAFSALSWVTVALAVLAVLRTVTRQPVDYSSAGFVDTPAGPMPANLVRQLFRGPDVLALGIAVLIWVG; this is translated from the coding sequence GTGGTGACCCGGTTGCGCGTGCCGGGCCGCAAACGGTTCGGCGGGATCTTCAGCGGCGACAGCGCGACGTTCGTGCTGCTGTTCGGCGGCGGGTTTCTGTTCTCCGCGTTCTTCCGCACCGACTCCTGGCACAAAGTCCTCTTTGGACCGTCTGCTGTGGACTATTCGGCGGTGCTCGGACTGGTCGCGTTGTGCTGCGCGGTGGGCTGGCGGAGCCTGCTGCGCCGAGGGTTTGTCTGGGCCGAACCAGCCGAGCTGACCTGGATGGACTTCGCGAAGGTGGACCGGAAACGAGTCGTTTCGGCTCGGCTGGCCGGTGCGCTCACCGGATTCGTCGTGGTGATCGGCTATCTCGCCGCGCTGATGCTGGCGGTCGGCGGCAGTACCGGGCAGTGGTGGCTGGCGTCGGCGTCGTTGCTCGCTGGTGCCGCCATTCTCGCGTTCACGACCGCCCGCCGGACGGCTTTCCCGTTCGAAGCCGTCGGACCGATACTCACTGCCGCGGCAGGGGTAGCCGTCGCGGCCGCGCGGCTCGATGCGGTGGCGGTGCAGTACGTCGGGGCCGCGCTCGCGTTGGGCGGCCTGCTGCTGGCGTTCGGCGGCGAAGCGGTCAGCCGCGCCGGCCGGGCGGTGCTGTTCGAGGGCTGGAACGCGCGCGTGCTGCGTTCGATGGCGGTCGCTTTCCTTGACCCGATGATGATGTTGCCGGAGTCCGCCGCGGCGGGTTCGTGGTCGCTGCGCCGGCCCACCGCGTTCCGGCTGGCCTGGGTCGGCGTGATCGGCCGGGTCCGGTACGCGAGCGCGTTGTTGTTGGTGGCTTTCGCGGTAGCCGTCGGACATGTTGCCGTACCGACGTTGCCTGGGCCGGTGCTGCTGGGCATCGGAGCGTATCTCGCGCTTACTCCGTTCGGCGCTGGTCTCGGCGTGCTGTGGCGGAATCCGGGCCGGCGCCGGTGGCTGGGCTCGTCGTCGCAGGAACTGGTGCTCGCGCACGGTTTGCTGCTGGCCGGAGTCGCGGTTGGCTGGTCGGTGCTGCTCTGGGTGGCGCTTTTGGCTTTGGGTACCGCGTTTTCCGCGCTCTCGTGGGTGACTGTTGCCCTGGCGGTGCTCGCGGTGTTGCGGACCGTCACGCGGCAGCCGGTGGACTACAGCAGCGCGGGTTTCGTGGACACCCCGGCCGGCCCGATGCCGGCAAACCTTGTGCGGCAACTGTTCCGCGGCCCCGATGTGCTGGCGCTCGGCATCGCGGTGCTGATCTGGGTCGGCTGA
- a CDS encoding EndoU domain-containing protein, which yields MGGGHASGIGRRATCEFPPEWSDAQIIAVVEDVANDPGEPRRQQYNGRWRCVGERYGVKVVVLVDGDGNVHTSYPLPSPGVVRNPDTARDPANPTVADRTGNRISYFAESVLRLLADRLAPEDLDYYRDLQWAGEWEELADTMAAHFGVTGIQLSPDEYADFEKLLRSFDLPARNCAYLNDRERVLADLRG from the coding sequence GTGGGCGGTGGACACGCTTCCGGCATCGGGCGCAGGGCGACCTGCGAGTTCCCTCCGGAATGGAGCGACGCGCAGATCATCGCCGTGGTCGAAGACGTCGCGAACGATCCTGGCGAACCTCGGCGGCAGCAGTACAACGGACGCTGGCGCTGCGTCGGCGAGCGCTACGGCGTGAAAGTGGTCGTGCTCGTGGACGGCGACGGGAACGTGCACACCAGCTACCCGCTGCCGAGCCCGGGGGTAGTCCGCAACCCGGACACCGCGCGGGACCCGGCCAACCCGACGGTCGCCGATCGCACCGGCAACCGGATCAGCTACTTCGCCGAGAGTGTCCTTCGGCTGCTCGCCGACCGGCTGGCCCCGGAAGACCTGGACTACTACCGCGATCTGCAGTGGGCTGGCGAATGGGAGGAGCTGGCGGACACGATGGCCGCGCACTTCGGGGTGACCGGCATCCAGCTCAGCCCGGACGAGTACGCCGATTTCGAGAAGCTGCTGCGCTCGTTCGACCTGCCCGCCCGCAACTGCGCCTACCTCAACGACCGGGAACGGGTGCTGGCCGACCTGCGCGGCTGA
- a CDS encoding helix-turn-helix domain-containing protein, which produces MVRVPLTDEERSRGERLGVVLRAARAGRSMVDVAAEAGISVETLRKIETGRIPTPAFFTVAAIADAVGMPLDRLRGACDPDASAFSQAS; this is translated from the coding sequence ATGGTGCGCGTGCCCCTCACCGACGAAGAACGCTCCCGCGGCGAGCGGCTCGGAGTGGTGCTGCGCGCCGCCCGGGCCGGCCGCAGCATGGTCGACGTGGCTGCCGAAGCGGGCATTTCGGTCGAAACCTTGCGCAAAATCGAGACCGGCCGGATCCCGACGCCGGCGTTCTTCACCGTCGCGGCGATCGCCGACGCGGTGGGGATGCCGCTGGATCGGCTGCGCGGCGCGTGCGATCCGGACGCGTCGGCGTTTTCGCAGGCCAGCTGA
- a CDS encoding DUF3311 domain-containing protein yields MSTAKPGGRVRGFQFSAWNLLLLIPLLILVTPLFNFDGPRLFGLPFFYWFQLAFVFAGVLCTGIVYAATKNKPRNDGGDKLDVDDLDEGDAR; encoded by the coding sequence ATGTCCACTGCCAAACCAGGCGGGCGGGTACGCGGGTTCCAGTTCAGCGCGTGGAACCTGCTGTTGCTGATCCCGCTGCTGATCCTGGTCACGCCGCTGTTCAACTTCGACGGGCCCCGCCTGTTCGGCCTGCCGTTCTTCTACTGGTTCCAGCTGGCGTTCGTCTTCGCCGGAGTGCTGTGCACCGGGATCGTCTACGCGGCGACCAAGAACAAGCCGCGCAACGACGGCGGGGACAAGCTGGACGTCGACGACTTGGACGAGGGTGATGCCCGATGA
- the mctP gene encoding monocarboxylate uptake permease MctP, which translates to MSNIQWVELIVFVLLFAVVTVLGFVASRWKAGGSLEHLDEWGLGGRKFGSWITWFLLGGDLYTAYTFVAVPALVFSAGALGLYALPYTIVVYPIVLLPALRMWSVSRSRGYVTPADFVRGRFGSPTLALLVAITGIVATMPYIALQLVGLEAVLRTMGINGSGIVGHLPLLVAFLILALYTYQSGLRAPALIAFVKDILIYLVIIVAVLYLPAKLGGWDHIFNTAKATLAKPNPVTGKPAGSILLTSSNQLQYATLALGSALALFLYPHSLTSVLASRGRNVIKRNMVALPAYSFVLGLLALLGYVAISAGVKPLKNAATGKADGNTIVPLLFDSQFAHWFAGIAFAAIGIGALVPAAIMSIAAANLWTRNIYKEYLRKDATPRQEAKQAKLASLVVKLGAVLVIILIDPQFSIDLQLIGGVLILQTLPAVAIALYTRWFHKAGLIAGWVVGMAWGLIMLYGIPNPVSGKKHFGGSALPLGNLSIFGWHPFGGTSLAVVQIYPGFVALIANIVVAAVVSVIARALKWSPGQDETEPEDYHADEHDEGLRPIGAH; encoded by the coding sequence ATGAGCAATATCCAGTGGGTAGAGCTGATCGTCTTCGTCTTGCTGTTCGCCGTGGTGACCGTGCTCGGCTTCGTCGCCTCGCGGTGGAAGGCCGGCGGCAGCCTGGAGCACCTCGACGAATGGGGCCTCGGCGGCCGCAAGTTCGGCTCGTGGATCACCTGGTTCCTGCTCGGCGGTGACCTCTACACCGCCTACACCTTCGTCGCCGTGCCCGCGCTCGTGTTCAGTGCCGGCGCGCTCGGCCTGTACGCGCTGCCGTACACGATCGTCGTCTACCCGATCGTGCTGCTGCCCGCGCTGCGCATGTGGTCGGTCAGCCGTTCGCGCGGCTATGTGACCCCGGCCGACTTCGTCCGCGGCCGGTTCGGTTCGCCGACGCTGGCGTTGCTGGTCGCGATCACCGGCATCGTCGCGACCATGCCGTACATCGCGTTGCAGCTGGTCGGTCTGGAAGCGGTGCTGCGCACCATGGGCATCAACGGTTCCGGCATCGTCGGGCACCTGCCGCTGCTGGTCGCGTTCCTGATCCTGGCCCTCTACACGTACCAGTCCGGCCTGCGCGCGCCGGCGCTGATCGCGTTCGTCAAGGACATCCTGATCTACCTCGTGATCATCGTGGCCGTGCTGTACCTGCCCGCGAAGCTCGGCGGCTGGGACCACATTTTCAACACCGCCAAGGCAACCCTCGCCAAGCCGAACCCGGTCACCGGCAAGCCGGCCGGTTCGATCCTGCTGACGTCGAGCAACCAGCTGCAGTACGCGACGCTGGCGCTGGGTTCGGCGCTCGCGCTGTTCCTGTACCCGCACTCGCTCACCAGCGTGCTCGCCTCGCGCGGCCGCAACGTGATCAAGCGGAACATGGTGGCGCTGCCTGCTTACTCGTTCGTGCTCGGTCTGCTGGCGCTGCTCGGCTACGTCGCGATCTCGGCCGGGGTGAAGCCGCTGAAGAACGCGGCGACCGGCAAGGCGGACGGCAACACGATCGTCCCGCTGCTGTTCGACTCGCAGTTCGCGCACTGGTTCGCCGGCATCGCGTTCGCCGCGATCGGTATCGGCGCGCTGGTGCCCGCCGCGATCATGTCGATCGCCGCGGCGAACCTGTGGACGCGCAACATCTACAAGGAGTACCTCCGCAAGGACGCGACGCCGAGGCAGGAGGCCAAGCAGGCGAAGCTGGCCTCGCTGGTGGTCAAGCTCGGCGCGGTGCTGGTGATCATCCTGATCGACCCGCAGTTCTCCATCGACCTGCAGCTCATCGGCGGCGTGCTGATCCTGCAGACGCTGCCCGCGGTCGCGATCGCGCTGTACACCCGCTGGTTCCACAAGGCGGGCCTCATCGCGGGTTGGGTCGTCGGCATGGCCTGGGGTCTGATCATGCTGTACGGCATTCCCAACCCGGTCAGCGGTAAGAAGCACTTCGGCGGGTCGGCGCTGCCCCTGGGCAACCTGTCGATCTTCGGCTGGCACCCGTTCGGCGGCACCAGCCTCGCGGTGGTGCAGATCTACCCCGGGTTCGTGGCGCTGATCGCGAACATCGTGGTCGCCGCGGTGGTTTCGGTGATCGCCCGTGCGCTGAAGTGGAGCCCGGGCCAGGACGAAACCGAGCCCGAGGACTACCACGCCGACGAGCACGACGAGGGCCTGCGCCCGATCGGCGCGCACTGA
- a CDS encoding peroxidase-related enzyme (This protein belongs to a clade of uncharacterized proteins related to peroxidases such as the alkylhydroperoxidase AhpD.) — protein sequence MSDSVSRFPVTELEDLPDDLRARVGAIAEKSGFTPNIFRALGHRPAELRAFLDYHDALMERPAGLTKAERELVVVATSGANHCTYCVVAHGAILRIRAKDPELSDRVATNPWQVELDERGRAIVDLALALSQDSALFGEGDLTMAREAGLTEDEIWDVGAITALFAMSNRLAHLTDLRPNPEFYLMGRQKR from the coding sequence ATGAGCGACTCGGTGAGCCGGTTCCCGGTAACGGAACTCGAAGATTTGCCTGACGATCTGCGTGCGCGGGTCGGAGCCATCGCGGAGAAGTCCGGCTTCACGCCGAACATTTTCCGGGCGCTCGGCCATCGTCCGGCCGAGCTGCGGGCGTTCCTCGACTATCACGATGCGTTGATGGAACGTCCCGCCGGGCTCACCAAGGCGGAGCGGGAGCTGGTCGTGGTCGCGACGTCCGGCGCGAACCACTGCACCTATTGCGTTGTCGCACACGGGGCGATCCTGCGGATCCGCGCGAAGGACCCGGAGCTGTCCGATCGGGTCGCGACGAACCCGTGGCAGGTGGAGCTGGACGAACGCGGCCGCGCGATCGTGGACCTCGCGCTCGCGTTGTCGCAGGATTCCGCGCTGTTCGGCGAGGGTGACCTGACGATGGCCCGCGAGGCCGGGCTTACCGAGGACGAGATCTGGGACGTCGGCGCGATCACCGCTCTGTTCGCCATGTCGAACCGGCTCGCGCATCTCACCGATCTGCGGCCGAACCCGGAGTTCTACCTGATGGGCCGTCAGAAGCGGTAG
- a CDS encoding bifunctional helix-turn-helix transcriptional regulator/GNAT family N-acetyltransferase, with protein sequence MPDSVLTDRVLTDRVATVRAFNRLYTGVIGILDEGPADAEYSLSEARVLFELAQQDRLQVGDLRKRLGLDGGYASRLLSRLESRGLVARERCQDDARRQLVTLTADGHAAFAHLDHRSTHQIGSLLGKFADVDQVRLLGAMETITALVRDTDHERQVIVRAPRAGDLGWVVHRHGELYAGEYGLNEQFEALVARVIAGFAERLGDPRQAGWIAELDGERVGSIFCMPSSEEGVAKLRLLLLEPAARGRGVGKRLVRECIEFARAQGYRSMELWTHSHLTAARGIYASAGFELVSQEETDAFGPHLTSESWRLEL encoded by the coding sequence ATGCCGGATTCCGTACTCACTGACCGCGTCCTCACCGACCGCGTAGCCACCGTCCGCGCCTTCAACCGGCTCTACACCGGCGTCATCGGCATCCTGGACGAGGGCCCGGCCGACGCCGAGTACTCGCTCAGCGAGGCCCGCGTCCTCTTCGAACTCGCCCAGCAAGACCGACTCCAAGTCGGCGACCTGCGCAAACGACTCGGCCTCGACGGCGGCTACGCGAGCCGGCTGCTCAGCCGGCTGGAGAGCCGCGGCCTGGTCGCCCGGGAACGCTGCCAGGACGACGCACGCCGGCAGCTGGTCACGCTCACCGCCGACGGGCACGCCGCCTTCGCTCATCTCGATCACCGGTCCACGCACCAGATCGGCAGCCTGCTCGGCAAATTCGCGGACGTCGACCAGGTACGGCTGCTCGGCGCGATGGAGACCATCACCGCGCTGGTCCGGGACACCGACCACGAGCGGCAGGTCATCGTGCGCGCGCCACGCGCAGGAGATCTTGGCTGGGTGGTGCACCGGCACGGCGAGCTGTACGCCGGCGAGTACGGCCTCAACGAACAGTTCGAGGCACTCGTCGCGCGAGTGATCGCCGGTTTCGCGGAACGACTCGGCGACCCGCGGCAAGCCGGCTGGATCGCCGAACTCGACGGCGAGCGGGTCGGCAGCATTTTCTGCATGCCGAGCAGTGAAGAGGGCGTCGCGAAGCTTCGGCTGTTGCTGCTGGAGCCGGCCGCGCGCGGGCGCGGGGTCGGCAAGCGGCTGGTGCGCGAGTGCATCGAGTTCGCCCGCGCGCAGGGATACCGCTCGATGGAGCTGTGGACGCATTCGCATCTCACCGCGGCGCGCGGGATCTACGCCAGCGCCGGATTCGAGCTCGTCTCGCAAGAAGAGACCGACGCGTTCGGCCCGCACCTGACCAGCGAATCCTGGCGGCTGGAGTTATAG
- a CDS encoding 2Fe-2S iron-sulfur cluster-binding protein — translation MTESYTVTVEPLGSEISCRADQTILDACLREGIWLPHACTHGTCGTCKAEILDGEADLGDASPYALLESERDEGAALICVATPRSDLVIEGEVDVEDGIEIHPVRDFAGTLEVLDDIAPGVRRLVIALDTPMAFNAGQYVQLTLPGGGTRPYSIASPPSQADRIELQVKRTDGGAATDGWIFAGLTVGDRIALAGPYGRFCFNPAREEPLLLLGTGTGLAPLAAIVRTIVDLEEERGWERPVVLYHGTSTAAGLYDRAWFEELAATRDWFDYRPAVSREECGGRRGRVPALLAEDFPRASGNVAYVCGSPAMVEDTMKALMKARLFPRYIYREDFFDAADRASGANVVRSPLIRR, via the coding sequence ATGACCGAGAGCTACACCGTCACGGTCGAGCCGCTCGGCAGCGAGATCAGCTGCCGAGCGGACCAGACCATCCTCGACGCTTGCCTGCGCGAGGGAATCTGGCTCCCGCACGCCTGCACGCACGGCACCTGCGGCACCTGCAAGGCGGAGATTCTGGACGGCGAGGCCGATCTGGGCGACGCCTCGCCGTACGCGCTCCTGGAAAGCGAGCGGGACGAGGGCGCGGCGCTGATCTGCGTCGCCACGCCGCGCAGCGATCTGGTCATCGAAGGCGAGGTCGACGTCGAAGACGGGATCGAGATCCATCCGGTCCGCGACTTCGCCGGCACGCTGGAGGTACTCGACGACATCGCGCCCGGCGTCCGCCGGCTGGTCATCGCGCTGGACACGCCGATGGCGTTCAACGCCGGCCAGTACGTCCAGCTGACCTTGCCCGGCGGCGGCACCCGGCCGTACTCGATCGCCAGCCCGCCGTCGCAAGCCGACCGGATCGAACTCCAGGTCAAACGGACCGACGGCGGCGCCGCCACCGACGGCTGGATCTTCGCCGGCCTGACCGTAGGCGACCGGATCGCCTTGGCCGGGCCGTACGGCCGGTTCTGCTTCAACCCGGCCCGCGAGGAACCGCTGCTTCTCCTCGGCACCGGCACCGGCCTGGCCCCGCTGGCGGCGATCGTGCGGACCATCGTCGACCTCGAGGAAGAGCGGGGCTGGGAACGCCCGGTCGTCCTCTACCACGGCACGTCGACGGCGGCGGGTCTCTACGACCGTGCCTGGTTCGAGGAGCTGGCCGCCACCCGCGACTGGTTCGACTACCGGCCGGCGGTCTCGCGGGAAGAGTGCGGCGGAAGGCGCGGCCGAGTGCCCGCGTTGCTGGCGGAGGACTTCCCGCGCGCGTCGGGGAACGTCGCCTACGTCTGCGGCAGCCCCGCGATGGTCGAGGACACGATGAAGGCGCTGATGAAGGCCCGGCTGTTCCCTCGGTACATCTACCGGGAGGACTTCTTCGACGCGGCCGACCGTGCCAGCGGCGCCAACGTCGTGCGGAGCCCGCTGATCCGCCGTTGA
- a CDS encoding phenol hydroxylase subunit P4: MAVKALYDYDFPSADRAEIFGEDQLVYVHWAGNPLFCSAACFRVPKAMPFTEFLSGVVHPWAATDPEFDPATVTGWQLFDEPLPGHPDASLTDLGIGHKALLTFRTE, from the coding sequence GTGGCTGTGAAAGCTCTCTACGACTACGACTTCCCTTCCGCGGACCGCGCCGAGATTTTCGGCGAGGACCAGCTCGTCTACGTCCACTGGGCGGGTAATCCGCTGTTCTGCTCGGCTGCGTGCTTCCGGGTGCCGAAAGCCATGCCGTTCACCGAGTTCCTGTCCGGCGTCGTACACCCGTGGGCAGCGACCGATCCCGAGTTCGACCCGGCGACGGTGACCGGCTGGCAGCTGTTCGACGAACCGCTGCCCGGCCATCCGGACGCGTCGCTCACCGACCTCGGGATCGGACACAAGGCACTGCTGACGTTCCGGACCGAGTGA
- a CDS encoding YHS domain-containing protein: MSVQQDKPVAKKPRKLPLKERYSLLTRDLDWEPSYVDKADLYPYTSYEGIKIHDWDGWEDPFRLTVDAYYKYQAEKDKRLYAVLDSFAQSQGHLGLSDASYLNSIKLFIQGVTPLEYAAHRHFAYLARYLEGPAPRFAALCQSVDELRHCQTQIHTISNYNKYYGGFHSWSKMHDRVWYLSVPKSLFDDAMTAGPFEFLISISFSFEYLLTNLLFVPFMSGASFNGDMPTMSFGFSAQSDESRHMTLGLEAIKFLLEQDEGNVPIIQDWIDKWFWRAYRMSALVAGMMDYMLPKPVMSWREAFELYFEEQMLGGLFPDLEFYGIKPPRHVQDAIAEKGKLSHEVYKILHNFSFAASFTTQTPDQKHLDWLSAQYPETFDQYYRPTWEKHARAEAGGGRIFFQGLPQLCQVCQIPMAFTEPGDPTKISFRRSTFRDETFHTCSDGCQWIFEREPEKFVQAWLPVHQIYQGNCGGPSVPEVLEWYGIQEGDNGEYQGSPDHQHWLKWHSDHPADETGA; the protein is encoded by the coding sequence ATGTCCGTTCAGCAGGACAAGCCCGTCGCCAAGAAGCCGCGCAAACTGCCGCTCAAGGAGCGCTACTCGCTGCTTACCCGTGACTTGGACTGGGAGCCGTCCTACGTAGACAAGGCCGACCTCTACCCCTACACCAGCTACGAGGGCATCAAGATCCACGACTGGGACGGCTGGGAGGATCCCTTCCGGCTCACCGTCGACGCCTACTACAAGTACCAGGCGGAAAAGGACAAGCGGCTGTACGCGGTCCTCGACTCCTTCGCGCAAAGCCAGGGCCACCTGGGGCTTTCGGATGCCTCGTACCTGAATTCGATCAAGCTGTTCATCCAGGGCGTGACCCCGCTCGAATACGCCGCGCACCGCCACTTCGCGTACCTGGCGCGCTATCTCGAAGGCCCCGCTCCGCGCTTCGCGGCGCTGTGCCAGAGCGTGGACGAACTGCGGCACTGCCAGACGCAGATCCACACGATCAGCAACTACAACAAGTACTACGGCGGCTTCCACTCCTGGTCGAAGATGCACGACCGGGTCTGGTACCTCTCGGTGCCCAAGTCACTGTTCGACGACGCGATGACGGCCGGCCCGTTCGAATTCCTGATCTCGATCTCGTTCAGCTTCGAATACCTGCTCACCAATCTGCTCTTCGTGCCGTTCATGAGCGGCGCGAGCTTCAACGGGGACATGCCGACGATGTCGTTCGGCTTCTCCGCGCAGTCCGACGAGAGCAGGCACATGACGCTCGGCCTGGAGGCCATCAAGTTCCTGCTGGAGCAGGACGAGGGCAACGTGCCGATCATCCAGGACTGGATCGACAAGTGGTTCTGGCGCGCGTACCGGATGTCCGCGCTGGTCGCCGGAATGATGGACTACATGCTGCCCAAGCCGGTGATGAGCTGGCGGGAGGCGTTCGAGCTCTACTTCGAGGAGCAGATGCTCGGCGGGCTGTTCCCCGACCTGGAGTTCTACGGCATCAAGCCGCCCCGGCACGTGCAGGACGCGATCGCGGAAAAGGGCAAGCTTTCGCACGAGGTCTACAAGATCCTGCACAACTTCTCCTTCGCCGCGTCCTTCACCACCCAGACCCCGGACCAGAAGCATCTGGACTGGCTTTCCGCGCAATATCCGGAAACCTTCGACCAGTACTACCGTCCGACCTGGGAGAAGCACGCCCGGGCGGAGGCCGGCGGCGGCCGGATCTTCTTCCAGGGACTGCCGCAGCTGTGCCAGGTCTGCCAGATCCCGATGGCGTTCACCGAACCCGGCGACCCGACCAAGATTTCGTTCCGCCGCTCGACTTTCCGGGACGAGACGTTCCACACCTGCAGCGACGGCTGCCAGTGGATTTTCGAGCGGGAGCCGGAGAAGTTCGTCCAGGCGTGGCTGCCGGTGCACCAGATCTACCAGGGCAACTGCGGCGGCCCGAGCGTGCCGGAAGTCCTTGAGTGGTACGGAATCCAGGAAGGCGACAACGGCGAGTACCAGGGGTCGCCAGATCACCAGCACTGGCTCAAGTGGCATTCCGACCACCCCGCCGACGAGACCGGAGCGTGA
- a CDS encoding MmoB/DmpM family protein — MSARSVGIDLQESEENRALIDAIKQDNPELTLRHLPGLVKLSAPGQIVINRETVEEKLGREWETGEFQLAIVSYAGNFSEWDDDQILVKWEH, encoded by the coding sequence ATGAGCGCCCGGTCGGTCGGCATCGACCTGCAGGAATCGGAAGAGAACCGGGCCCTGATCGACGCGATCAAGCAGGACAACCCGGAGCTGACCCTGCGCCACCTGCCCGGCCTGGTGAAGCTCTCCGCACCCGGTCAGATCGTGATCAACCGGGAAACCGTCGAGGAGAAGCTCGGCCGCGAATGGGAGACCGGCGAGTTCCAGCTGGCCATCGTGTCCTACGCGGGCAATTTCTCCGAGTGGGACGACGACCAAATCCTCGTGAAGTGGGAGCACTGA
- a CDS encoding AraC family transcriptional regulator, with amino-acid sequence MATADLDALSGSVAAAYFPHRLRIRALPERKPVLRSVDLGPVRIARIGWGVDSEVESDHPSAWAINVPLGGVLEARVRGREVRSLPGQATVCPPDTTTTMSRWSADCTIIGMRVDREYLRQELPLLAERSTRQMPGQLDLRSGPGQAWFQLVSSVGSLLVANERLAGDPHVARHLGASLTAALAAACFPTEEDAGPLRPRIVTRVVEAMEADPMREWTAAQLAEAAGVGIRRLQQGFREYTGTTPLQALQDIRLERVHRDLVHSAVPTVAEAAYRWGFRHLGRFAAAYKEKYGVTPSDTLRR; translated from the coding sequence GTGGCTACGGCAGATCTCGATGCACTGTCCGGCTCGGTGGCCGCGGCGTACTTCCCGCACCGGCTGCGTATTCGCGCGCTGCCGGAACGGAAGCCGGTCCTGCGGTCAGTCGACCTCGGCCCGGTCCGGATCGCCCGCATCGGCTGGGGCGTCGACTCGGAGGTGGAATCGGACCATCCGAGCGCCTGGGCGATCAACGTGCCGCTGGGCGGAGTGCTCGAAGCCCGAGTGCGGGGCCGGGAGGTGCGTTCGCTGCCCGGGCAGGCGACGGTCTGCCCGCCGGACACCACCACTACGATGTCTCGCTGGTCGGCCGACTGCACGATCATCGGAATGCGCGTCGACCGGGAGTACCTCCGGCAGGAGCTGCCACTGCTCGCCGAACGGTCCACGCGCCAGATGCCCGGGCAGCTCGACCTCCGCTCCGGGCCTGGTCAAGCCTGGTTCCAGCTGGTCTCCTCGGTCGGCTCGCTTCTGGTCGCCAACGAGCGGCTGGCCGGCGATCCGCACGTCGCACGGCATCTCGGGGCCAGCCTGACCGCGGCGCTCGCGGCCGCGTGCTTCCCGACGGAAGAGGACGCCGGGCCGTTGCGGCCGCGGATCGTCACCCGCGTGGTCGAGGCGATGGAGGCCGACCCGATGCGCGAGTGGACCGCCGCGCAGCTCGCCGAGGCGGCGGGCGTCGGCATCCGGCGGCTGCAGCAGGGATTCCGCGAATACACCGGCACCACTCCCCTCCAGGCGCTGCAAGACATCCGGCTGGAACGCGTCCACCGGGACCTCGTGCACTCCGCCGTGCCGACAGTCGCCGAGGCGGCCTATCGGTGGGGATTCCGACACCTCGGCCGGTTCGCGGCTGCCTACAAGGAAAAGTACGGCGTCACGCCGTCGGACACGCTGCGCCGCTGA